One region of Jonesiaceae bacterium BS-20 genomic DNA includes:
- a CDS encoding GNAT family N-acetyltransferase: MTTITIRTALPTEAQALGELAAATFPLACPEGTLAHDIADFIATNLTPAHFAKHLSNPLAHVTVADNGTELLGYSLALGGEVALPEPGNKIVGSPTWYLSKLYTRQSAHGTGIASKLVDSAAEFVQQSGGQSMWLATNVGNDRAVKFYRKYGFTQRGEKIFMVGAGAHHDYTFELMLE, from the coding sequence ATGACCACCATTACAATCCGTACCGCGCTACCCACCGAGGCTCAGGCACTGGGCGAACTTGCTGCGGCCACCTTTCCGCTGGCCTGCCCCGAGGGCACGTTGGCGCATGACATTGCTGACTTCATTGCCACTAATCTCACCCCTGCGCATTTTGCCAAGCACCTAAGCAATCCGCTGGCACACGTCACAGTTGCGGATAACGGCACCGAACTTTTGGGCTATTCCCTGGCGCTCGGGGGCGAGGTCGCCCTGCCGGAACCGGGAAACAAGATTGTTGGCTCCCCCACGTGGTACCTCAGCAAGCTCTACACACGCCAGTCCGCACACGGCACCGGTATTGCCAGCAAACTTGTTGATTCAGCAGCCGAGTTTGTCCAGCAAAGCGGCGGCCAAAGCATGTGGCTGGCCACCAACGTGGGCAACGACCGGGCGGTGAAGTTCTACCGCAAGTACGGGTTCACCCAGCGCGGCGAGAAAATCTTCATGGTCGGCGCCGGTGCACACCACGATTACACCTTTGAGCTCATGCTTGAGTGA
- a CDS encoding GNAT family N-acetyltransferase yields MRTISSERLVMRPWELGDADFLFDLESRWETVRFLGRQATPMTDRSEAVESIIRRRAVDDPIHGIWAITSRKSGELFGNILLKPIPLSAGALCKAPVEIGWHLHPDAQGAGYATEAASAVMTDAANNGLRSVIAVTNPVNAASQRVCERLGMRTLGVTETYYNEHNLLFEKTLSR; encoded by the coding sequence ATGCGAACTATCAGCAGCGAGCGATTGGTCATGCGCCCATGGGAGTTAGGCGACGCCGACTTTCTATTCGATCTTGAGTCCCGGTGGGAAACCGTTCGATTTCTAGGGCGTCAAGCAACGCCGATGACTGATCGCTCTGAAGCTGTAGAATCCATCATTCGTCGCCGTGCTGTTGACGACCCTATTCACGGAATCTGGGCCATCACCTCTCGCAAATCTGGTGAGTTGTTCGGGAATATCCTACTTAAACCCATCCCGCTCTCAGCGGGTGCACTATGTAAAGCTCCTGTGGAGATCGGTTGGCATCTACACCCCGATGCCCAAGGTGCAGGTTATGCCACTGAAGCGGCCAGCGCTGTCATGACGGACGCGGCAAACAACGGGCTCCGGTCCGTTATCGCCGTCACTAATCCAGTCAATGCAGCCTCACAGCGAGTGTGTGAGCGCTTAGGAATGCGGACACTCGGTGTCACCGAGACATACTACAACGAACATAATCTGCTGTTCGAGAAAACCCTGTCCCGATAG
- a CDS encoding formylglycine-generating enzyme family protein, with protein sequence MPTFDLRPLPAGQVQLHDARRKHRWTVHLEPFEIGAISVTTAQYAQLMGNSKTGSQVPLVDISWLEAIKLCNAASMNEGLAPAYIFEAGEVSWQTNATGYRLPTEAEWEYACRAGTVGPHYRPLDAIGWTANDKIENPKEVGQKLPNAFGLHDTLGNVWER encoded by the coding sequence ATGCCTACCTTTGACCTTCGTCCACTACCGGCCGGACAAGTGCAATTGCATGATGCACGACGGAAACACCGCTGGACCGTCCATCTGGAACCATTCGAGATTGGGGCTATCTCCGTCACCACGGCGCAGTACGCGCAGCTGATGGGTAATAGCAAAACAGGTTCCCAAGTGCCTTTGGTAGATATCAGTTGGTTGGAAGCCATCAAGTTGTGCAATGCAGCATCAATGAATGAAGGACTTGCTCCCGCATACATCTTCGAGGCAGGCGAGGTGAGTTGGCAGACCAACGCCACCGGGTACCGCCTGCCCACCGAAGCCGAATGGGAATACGCATGCCGCGCTGGCACAGTGGGGCCACATTATCGCCCCCTCGATGCCATTGGGTGGACAGCGAATGACAAGATAGAGAATCCGAAAGAAGTTGGTCAAAAACTACCCAATGCCTTCGGGCTCCACGACACCCTTGGAAACGTCTGGGAAAGATAA
- a CDS encoding GNAT family N-acetyltransferase, protein MITIRRAELADIDAVTTMFMQYLAFQKQTHTEQTAREFLTARLTQNQSIIFMAEVDGSLVGLAQVYPVFSSVSLLPAWILNDLYVTESARGTGAGRALLEEVISQAQKINAAYVTLETCEDNHRAQQLYETAGFTLDPETRNYTKSTKVAS, encoded by the coding sequence ATGATTACGATTCGCCGCGCAGAACTTGCTGACATTGATGCAGTGACCACAATGTTTATGCAGTACCTAGCGTTCCAAAAGCAGACCCACACGGAGCAAACAGCAAGAGAATTTCTTACCGCTCGGCTGACACAGAATCAGAGCATCATCTTTATGGCGGAGGTTGATGGTTCGCTTGTGGGCCTAGCCCAGGTTTACCCGGTGTTCTCATCAGTGTCCCTTTTGCCAGCGTGGATCTTGAACGACCTCTACGTCACCGAGTCCGCGCGTGGAACCGGCGCGGGGCGTGCGTTGCTTGAAGAAGTGATCAGCCAAGCCCAGAAGATTAACGCTGCGTACGTGACCCTGGAAACCTGTGAAGATAACCACCGCGCCCAGCAACTGTATGAAACCGCGGGATTCACCCTTGATCCGGAAACCAGAAATTACACCAAGTCAACCAAAGTGGCGAGCTAA
- the arfB gene encoding alternative ribosome rescue aminoacyl-tRNA hydrolase ArfB — MDLFVSPALVIPSAELGWRFSRSSGPGGQHVNTSDSRVELMWNVAESQALSDQQRAILLNRLRQQLVNDVLTVTAQEQRSQLRNREIALEKLSAVLSAALAPPAPPRRATKPTRGSQRRNKDAKQQRSAIKSSRRRPPMD, encoded by the coding sequence ATGGATTTGTTTGTCTCTCCCGCACTTGTCATCCCATCGGCTGAGCTGGGCTGGCGGTTCTCCCGGTCCTCAGGCCCCGGAGGCCAACACGTCAACACCTCTGACAGCCGGGTTGAGCTCATGTGGAATGTGGCAGAGTCCCAAGCGCTCTCCGACCAGCAGCGAGCAATTTTGCTTAACCGGTTGCGCCAGCAACTGGTTAATGACGTCCTAACCGTTACCGCCCAAGAACAGCGCTCGCAACTGCGCAACCGCGAGATTGCCTTGGAGAAGCTCAGCGCGGTTCTTTCCGCCGCATTGGCCCCGCCCGCTCCCCCACGCCGGGCAACCAAACCCACCCGCGGATCTCAGCGCCGCAATAAGGACGCAAAGCAACAGCGCTCGGCGATCAAGAGCTCTCGCAGACGCCCGCCAATGGACTAA
- a CDS encoding phosphatidylserine/phosphatidylglycerophosphate/cardiolipin synthase family protein, translated as MPKFVKPLTRSARKIITRSALIVGASTLSAAAVVTAVDHWQKRDLQRSAEFPHMRPLNVDIGDTQATIYTYGEDLFAEMLNAIRDAKVSVYLESFIWKNDEMGKTFKDAVIDAAQRGVDVYLVYDEFANLVVPRSFFKFPSNIHVLKYPLFRPQVLLLDLKYTGRNHRKIMVVDETIGFVGGFNIGSVYATQWRDTHLRLTGPGVWELTSAFETFWNRNRTEKLPAIEPHHTADWLPRIQTAENAPIRQVYPVRNIYLEAFKRATHHIYMTQAYFIPDEVFLEDLLDAAARGVDVRIIVPEASNHVLTDWLSRGQYSRLLRGGVTIWLYQNAMVHAKTMTVDGEWTTIGTANIDRLSLQGNYEINMAIYDQKLAAKMERIFAMDQGNCRQLTLEEWENRPFINRVGEFLLTPLRPLL; from the coding sequence GTGCCCAAATTTGTGAAGCCCCTGACCCGCTCAGCCCGCAAGATCATTACTCGCTCAGCGCTGATCGTTGGTGCTTCAACTCTTTCCGCAGCCGCCGTTGTCACCGCGGTTGATCATTGGCAAAAGCGCGATCTGCAGCGCAGCGCCGAGTTCCCGCACATGCGTCCCCTCAACGTCGACATTGGGGACACCCAAGCCACCATTTACACCTACGGCGAGGACCTGTTTGCGGAGATGCTCAACGCGATCAGGGATGCCAAGGTCTCCGTATACCTGGAGAGTTTCATCTGGAAGAACGATGAAATGGGCAAGACATTCAAGGACGCCGTGATCGATGCTGCCCAGCGCGGCGTGGACGTGTACCTAGTGTATGACGAGTTCGCTAATCTCGTGGTGCCACGGTCCTTCTTTAAGTTTCCCAGCAACATTCACGTGCTCAAGTACCCGCTGTTCCGCCCGCAGGTACTGTTGCTCGACCTCAAGTACACCGGGCGCAACCACCGCAAGATCATGGTTGTGGATGAAACCATTGGGTTTGTGGGCGGGTTCAACATCGGCTCGGTCTACGCCACCCAGTGGCGGGACACCCACCTGCGGTTGACCGGTCCGGGAGTGTGGGAGTTAACCTCGGCCTTTGAGACGTTCTGGAACCGGAACCGCACCGAAAAACTCCCGGCGATCGAACCGCACCACACCGCCGATTGGCTTCCGCGTATTCAAACGGCGGAAAACGCGCCCATCCGCCAGGTCTATCCGGTACGCAATATTTACCTGGAGGCCTTTAAACGGGCCACCCACCACATTTATATGACGCAGGCTTACTTCATCCCGGATGAGGTGTTCTTAGAAGACCTTCTCGATGCCGCAGCACGCGGCGTTGACGTGCGGATTATCGTTCCCGAGGCGTCAAACCACGTCCTGACGGACTGGTTGTCCCGGGGCCAGTACTCCAGGCTCTTGCGCGGCGGGGTCACCATTTGGCTTTACCAAAACGCGATGGTGCACGCCAAGACCATGACGGTTGACGGCGAGTGGACCACGATCGGCACGGCCAACATTGACCGGCTCTCGCTTCAGGGTAACTACGAGATCAACATGGCCATCTACGACCAAAAATTGGCCGCGAAGATGGAACGCATCTTCGCCATGGACCAAGGCAACTGCCGCCAGCTCACCCTCGAAGAGTGGGAGAACCGTCCCTTCATCAACCGTGTTGGCGAGTTCCTGCTTACTCCCTTGCGGCCCCTACTCTAG